GCGGGGGCAGTCCTCGGGGGTGTGGACGTCGGTGAGGACGGGCAAACCGGTGTCCTGCGCGATCTGGCGCAGGATGCGTGCGCCTTCGACGAGGCCGGGGCCGCGGAAGCTGTGGATGCTGGTGCGGTTGGCCTTGTCGTAGCTGGCCTTGAAGATGTAGGGGATGCCGAGGTCGGAGGTGATGCGCTGGATGGCGGCGGCGAGGGTGCGGGCGTGGTGCTCGGATTCGATGACGCAGGGGCCGCCGATGAGGAAGAGCTGGCCGTGGCCGACGGGGATGGAGCCGATCTGGAAGGGGTGAGTCGTCACCCTTTCATTGGAGCATAAAAAGGAAAAAATGCCTCTGTCGGCATTTCACGCGCAGCGTCGAGAACCGCACGAAGTGCCGCCCGCCCGGCGTGAGGGCGTTGTTGCCGTTGCTTGTTTTCTTGGTTGTCATTCAGGAGCGAAGCGGAGGAATCTGTTTCTGCTTTTGTTCTTGCTGTTGCTTCTGGGGCAGGTACAGGCTTTAGCCCCCGAGGTCTGCTTTCTTTCCCCGGCCTAGCCCTTATAGGCGGGACAGGTTTACTTCAGAGCTTTCCCCACGCTCGAGAGCACCAGAGTCATAAACGAGAGCCCGCGTCGACTGTCCTCACTGGTGGCGCGTTTTGCGATCTGCCAAAGGCTGGGCGGGGTCTTCTCGGCCTTATGCTGGTCGGCTGCGATGGTGACGGCGCTCGAGAGCTGCTCGAGCGTCTCGGGATCGAGCGCCATCAGGATCTTGGCCCCCTCGAGCAGGTTGCGGATGGCGTTGATGCCGCCGGGCTGCTTGGCGTAGTAGGCCAGCTTGCCCGCGATGGCGTCCTTGCCGCTGATGGCTCCGTCGAGCAGGTCGAGGATGCCCTTCTCGTGCGCGGTCTGGAGCAGGTCGTAGGCCACCAACAGGGCCTCGGCGTGCTTGGCCGGGGCCTCGTCGAGACGCTTCTTCAGCTCGAGCCTGGGGTCGATGGGGAGCGGCGTAAAGCGTAGCGGATTAGCCATGAGAGGATTCCTTACTAGACCGTGATGGACTTGATCTGGACGAGCTTGTCGGCGGGCTGGGTTCCGGGGACGTGGTATCCCGGCTGCTCCCACTTGCGCTGGATCTCGAGCCCGTCCTGCGGGGTGCGGGTGCCGTAGCGGAAGTTCTTGCGCGGCAGCGGGTTGTCGCCCTGCTCGGGCAGCACGGTCAGGCTGACGGCGGTCTCCTTGAAGGCCGGGGTGTGGGTCTGGCGGTCGGTGTGGGAGCTGGTCAGCCGGTTTACCGGCTCATCGACCGAGTTCAGCGACATGTAGAGCTGCTTGCCGTGGACGCGCTCGGTGACCAGCACCTGCACGCGCACGCGGCCGTAGGCGGACTCGAGCTGCACGTGGCGGCCGCTGGTGATGCCGCGCTCGGCGGCCAGCTCGGGCGATATCTCGACGAAGCTGTTGGGGGTGATCTCGTGGATGCCGGGCGTGCG
This is a stretch of genomic DNA from Granulicella sp. WH15. It encodes these proteins:
- a CDS encoding DUF1641 domain-containing protein, which gives rise to MANPLRFTPLPIDPRLELKKRLDEAPAKHAEALLVAYDLLQTAHEKGILDLLDGAISGKDAIAGKLAYYAKQPGGINAIRNLLEGAKILMALDPETLEQLSSAVTIAADQHKAEKTPPSLWQIAKRATSEDSRRGLSFMTLVLSSVGKALK